A single region of the Caldisericia bacterium genome encodes:
- a CDS encoding biotin/lipoyl-binding protein, translated as EVIVEEIGESKTPQVKEVKEVKREVPTIPVSTPQPTQPVKKETKQVKVAKGVKVVSAPLPGKVLKVNVSPGKAVKKGDVLLVIEAMKMENEIFAAEDGVVKAVHVSTGQNVETGDPMVEIEVGG; from the coding sequence TTGAAGTTATTGTTGAAGAAATAGGTGAGTCAAAGACTCCCCAGGTTAAAGAGGTAAAGGAGGTTAAAAGGGAAGTTCCAACTATTCCAGTTTCCACTCCTCAACCAACCCAGCCTGTAAAGAAAGAGACAAAACAGGTGAAGGTAGCTAAAGGGGTTAAAGTAGTATCCGCACCCCTCCCTGGAAAGGTACTAAAAGTTAATGTATCTCCTGGAAAGGCAGTAAAGAAAGGTGATGTTCTGCTTGTTATTGAAGCTATGAAGATGGAAAATGAGATATTTGCAGCAGAAGATGGAGTGGTTAAAGCTGTTCATGTTTCTACTGGTCAAAATGTTGAGACTGGAGATCCTATGGTTGAAATAGAAGTTGGAGGATAA